The DNA region TCGATATTTTGAGTAGTGGTATTCAGAATTGGAAGAAGTGTATCCGTCTGATTGAGAATCAACTCTCTTGCTGCTTCGGGGGAGCGAAGCCCCTGCTGGTTCTGCCAGTCATAATCAAACAGCTTTGCCTGAATACGAATGCGCCGCAGGTCCTGGGGAGCCGGGTTGCCCGGATAGGCTATTTTGACTGAGGGTAACCTTGTTTTTGTAACATGCTCAACCTGCATGCCGTTCTCATTGGTAAAGTGCTTATCTTCCCATTCGACGCTGTTGTCGCCTTCCATCTTCTCAGACTCTGGCTCGAAGTAGTTGGCCAGAGAGGAACCTGTTTTCAGGGATATTGGATAATACAGCGTGGAACTTCCTGTGCGACTTCGTTTATGTTCGTCTGCAAGGCTGAAGGTGGCTTCGGAGCGACACAGTTCCTGAGAGTGATTCCTGAGACCTAACAGATCAATCAGGCAGGCAGCAAAGGCCTGAGAGTCCTGTTGGCCCCCGGCACCATCGACCAGTAGAGCCTTCATGGTCTGGGCTTCGCTGGAATCTCCCTGCAGGCCAAATGTGACCAGGCTTTCAAGCAGGTTTAGGTGCAGTTTGTTAATGTCGGTATAAACCGTTTTGCCGATTCGCTGGGCAATAACGGCATCGGCAAACTGTAAAAAAGAAGCCATAACTGCTGACTGCTCAGGAGGTGCTTTGGCACAGGCTGTTCGAATATCCAGCAGGTCTGCTGGTGACAGGCCAACAATGATTTGTTTCAAAGCGGCATTGGCAAAGCAATTCGTGCCGTTGTGGTTTCTGAGGCCCGGTGTCCTGGCTGGAGTGACTGTTATGAATGGCATTTTATCGACAGGGAGGGCGTTCTGACTGGCTCTGGCAGTTTGTTCATCCTCTGGCGCTTCCGCAACAGGCATCTCTTTGGGATTGCACAGGGTAATTCTGGCTGAAATGGAATCTTTCTGTGTTCCCAGATATTTCAGCATTTCTTCTTTCATGTCCTGCAGGTGGAGTTGTTTTGCTGCTTCTGTAAGGAAGTGAGACTGTCTGGTATTTTCAATTTCGATCACACATGAATTCAAAACATTTTCCAGAAGCAACAGTTGCTGTTGTTCTTCTTCAATAGTTGTTGGTGAGGTGTTGCCATGTCTGTAACAACAGGTAAAGCTTATGCGCCCGTAAATTTCTGACAGTAAACTCTGAAACTCTCTTTTTCCTTCAGGGGATGTAAGGCTGATCCTTGAGGCGGGATCACAAAGGCCATTGAAAAATGTCTGGAGTTTGTCCATTGCATCCAGTATTTGTGCGCCGGGGGTATTCAGAGTCTGCTCCAGCTGATCAGCAAGGCTTTTCAGAGTTAAATTTGAAAACTCACTGATCAGCTCTTTAACGGCTTGTTCATTATTGAAGCCCTGCTCGGCCTTTTTTAATTCTGTTTCAAAATGTTCGGGCATCACAGTGTCAGCCAGCTGTATTTTTCGCATGGTCAGAAGTCTTGGCTCTATTTGACCCAGAGTAGATGCCATATAATCAGCGGCTAAAGAAAAATGGGCGAAGTATTTTTTCAGTGTTTCAATGTTTTGCCATTTTAGCATCGTGACAGACCAGGCTGTTAACTGACCCTGATCGTTAAGAGTTGGATGGTAATCCCGGTAGCCCTTTCTTAAAAGTTCGTCACACTCATGCTTCCATTGTCTGATTTGTGAGTAGCCTGTATCCATGCCCGAACCTCCGGAGAGCAGCCTTATCCGTTATGAATCGTCGTTAAGTTAAATAGTGGAGTTAATTAGTGGAGTTATATAAAGGGGCAAAGTTCCGTCTGGATGGCGCTGCCTTGTTAGATGCAATAACGGAGCGTTAAGCACTACTGACCAGCCCTCTGACTGAAACCGGGATTGGTTCCCTGTTTTTCTGCTGACTGGTTCTTTTGTGCCAGAGAGAGCCTGTCTATCCTCTCAGGCCAGTCTTGAAGAGGAGTTGGTCACTATGACGCCAGAACATAACCACCTTGGACAACCGGTTGGCATGCCAATGCCTGAGTGGCGATCCGTCCCTTTTCCTGAGGGAACGGCACTGACAGGTCGTTATTGCCAACTGGAAAGGGTGAATGTCGACCAGCATGGGCAGGATTTATATGAAACGCTCTATGCCAGCACTGACCAGCAGGAATGGACCTACCTGCTGCACGAGCCTGCGTCGGACGCAGAAGACTTTATACACTGGTTGCAGACCATCAGTCGCAGTCAGGACCCCATGTTTTACGCCATTATTGATAGTCACACAGGTCAGGCCGTGGGACTGGCCAGTTACCTGCGTATTAATCCGCAACACGGGGTTATTGAAGTCGGGCATCTTCATTTTTCACCGGTTCTGCAGAAAACCGCTGCTGCTACGGAGGCGATGGGGTGCAATTAAAAGTGTTCCCCGGTCAGCAATTTCCCAGAACTTGGCCATAATGCTAAGAGTTCATTTTTCACCCGATGCGTTCCATGTCTACTTCCAAAACCCTTGCGGAAAAACTTGCTGCCCATCCAGAGCTTGAAAAAAGAGTATCTGAATTGATCAGTCTGGTAGAAGCCAAGTCCGGTCATCTTGACCGGGCTGATGAAGCAGAGGAAGCTGTCATTGAAAACCTTAAAGAACTGGGGAATGAGCTTCTGACGGACTGGGGAGCCCATAAAGAGAAGCAAAAGTTTGAAGAGGCCCACGATCTTCACTCTGAATCAAATACTAAAAAAAAGACCTCCACTGGATGACCACTTACGGCAAAGTTCGTCTCTGTGAGCGATGCTTGACCGTTGCAGGGCATCGTATACGCCCTTTTTCCGAGAATGCCCATATCCACTGTCGTGACTACTCTTTACCGTTACAACGGCGATTGGTGGATTTTGCATCAGACAGTTCTTTTGCAACAGCTTCACAGAAAATGGAAGAGCATTATGGCGTTATCGTACCTGAGTCATCAGTACGAGCCATTACCCTGGGTCACGCCCGCTGCATGAGTGAGCAATCTAAAGCTTCCCTGAAAAATTGTCAGGAATGTGTAGGAGAAGGCAAGCAGCTGATTGGTGAAATGGACGGCAGCATGATTCCAGTGGTTCTTTTTGATGAAGAAGCTGAAGGCGACAAGCGCAAGGCCAGAAAAGTTGACTGGCAAGAGGCCAAGCTTTGCTTGGTTTATGAACAAGGAAGTTGCGATAAGCGACATCGTGTAGTTATGGGAGAGCCCGGTGAAGCAGGCGATCAGTGGTTGAGTTGCGCTATTGAGCAAGGTTTGAATCGGCAGTCATCTATTCATTGTGTAAGTGATGGGGCTAAGTGGATTGCCAGCCAGGCAGACCGCGTATTCGCATCTCAGGGAAGTTTTCTGGTGGATTACTATCACCTTTGTGAGTACATCGCAGATGCTGCTAAAGAGTGCATTGGAAAAGATGAAAAAGCCCGTAAAAAATGGACTGATGAACAAAAAACAAGAATGAAAGCAGGTGAGTCAGAGAGAGTTCTGGCAGAGCTTGAGCCTTATCGTAACGGTAAGGTTGGAAAGGAAGCCAACAAATCGGAAGAGTGTCATCGCTATATCAGGAATCGTCCCGGACAATTTGATTATCAGGCGGCAGAAGCTGCCAATTTGCCTATCGGTTCAGGTGAAATAGAGAGCTCCAATCGTTCTGTTGTTCAAACCCGGTTGAAACTTCCCGGAGCAT from Endozoicomonas sp. NE40 includes:
- a CDS encoding ubiquitin carboxyl-terminal hydrolase family protein, with the protein product MDTGYSQIRQWKHECDELLRKGYRDYHPTLNDQGQLTAWSVTMLKWQNIETLKKYFAHFSLAADYMASTLGQIEPRLLTMRKIQLADTVMPEHFETELKKAEQGFNNEQAVKELISEFSNLTLKSLADQLEQTLNTPGAQILDAMDKLQTFFNGLCDPASRISLTSPEGKREFQSLLSEIYGRISFTCCYRHGNTSPTTIEEEQQQLLLLENVLNSCVIEIENTRQSHFLTEAAKQLHLQDMKEEMLKYLGTQKDSISARITLCNPKEMPVAEAPEDEQTARASQNALPVDKMPFITVTPARTPGLRNHNGTNCFANAALKQIIVGLSPADLLDIRTACAKAPPEQSAVMASFLQFADAVIAQRIGKTVYTDINKLHLNLLESLVTFGLQGDSSEAQTMKALLVDGAGGQQDSQAFAACLIDLLGLRNHSQELCRSEATFSLADEHKRSRTGSSTLYYPISLKTGSSLANYFEPESEKMEGDNSVEWEDKHFTNENGMQVEHVTKTRLPSVKIAYPGNPAPQDLRRIRIQAKLFDYDWQNQQGLRSPEAARELILNQTDTLLPILNTTTQNIEQVPFTIHSVVVHLGGASVNSGHYVTLEHQNGHWYLHDDYFVTELHNGIEGYLEEHPGAAPYLIDLTRTVSSAEQSVHETQKNRL
- a CDS encoding GNAT family N-acetyltransferase translates to MTPEHNHLGQPVGMPMPEWRSVPFPEGTALTGRYCQLERVNVDQHGQDLYETLYASTDQQEWTYLLHEPASDAEDFIHWLQTISRSQDPMFYAIIDSHTGQAVGLASYLRINPQHGVIEVGHLHFSPVLQKTAAATEAMGCN
- a CDS encoding UPF0236 family transposase-like protein; amino-acid sequence: MTTYGKVRLCERCLTVAGHRIRPFSENAHIHCRDYSLPLQRRLVDFASDSSFATASQKMEEHYGVIVPESSVRAITLGHARCMSEQSKASLKNCQECVGEGKQLIGEMDGSMIPVVLFDEEAEGDKRKARKVDWQEAKLCLVYEQGSCDKRHRVVMGEPGEAGDQWLSCAIEQGLNRQSSIHCVSDGAKWIASQADRVFASQGSFLVDYYHLCEYIADAAKECIGKDEKARKKWTDEQKTRMKAGESERVLAELEPYRNGKVGKEANKSEECHRYIRNRPGQFDYQAAEAANLPIGSGEIESSNRSVVQTRLKLPGAWWKPEHAHDMLNLRTLRANGDWNKYWKATG